The proteins below come from a single Saccharopolyspora sp. SCSIO 74807 genomic window:
- a CDS encoding S-(hydroxymethyl)mycothiol dehydrogenase → MTEVRGVVATGKGKPVEVTTIHVPDPGPGEAVVRVQACGVCHTDLHYREGGINDEFPFLLGHEVAGVVDSVGDGVRDLAPGDFVVLNWRAVCGVCRACRRGRPQYCFDTHNAAAPMTLADGTPLSPALGIGGFAERTLVHSGQCTKVAPSAEPAVVGLLGCGVMAGIGAAVNTGNAGPGDSVAVIGCGGVGDGSIAGAAMAGARRIIAVDKDPVKLEWAREFGATHTVNAAESDTVEAIRELTGGNGADVVVDAVGVPQTYTQAFYARDLAGTVVLVGVPSPEMRLELPLLDVFARGGALKSSWYGDCLPERDFPMLAELHEQGRLPLERFVTERIGLDDVESAFEKMHRGEVLRSVVTF, encoded by the coding sequence GTGACCGAAGTGCGTGGCGTTGTGGCGACCGGGAAGGGCAAGCCGGTCGAAGTCACCACGATCCATGTCCCCGATCCAGGCCCCGGTGAGGCCGTCGTGCGCGTGCAGGCGTGCGGGGTCTGCCACACCGACCTGCATTACCGCGAAGGCGGCATCAACGACGAATTCCCGTTCCTGCTCGGGCACGAGGTCGCGGGAGTCGTCGACTCGGTCGGCGACGGCGTGCGGGACTTGGCGCCCGGCGACTTCGTCGTGCTCAACTGGCGCGCGGTGTGCGGTGTCTGCCGGGCTTGCCGCAGAGGCCGTCCGCAGTACTGCTTCGACACGCACAACGCGGCTGCGCCCATGACGCTCGCCGACGGCACGCCCCTTTCGCCCGCGCTGGGAATCGGCGGGTTCGCCGAGCGGACGCTTGTCCACTCCGGACAGTGCACCAAGGTCGCGCCGTCGGCGGAGCCCGCGGTGGTGGGTTTGCTGGGCTGCGGAGTGATGGCCGGGATCGGTGCGGCGGTCAACACCGGAAACGCCGGGCCCGGTGATTCGGTGGCGGTGATCGGCTGCGGCGGCGTCGGCGACGGCTCGATCGCCGGGGCTGCGATGGCGGGTGCTCGCCGGATCATCGCGGTGGACAAGGACCCGGTGAAGCTGGAATGGGCGCGCGAGTTCGGCGCGACGCACACCGTCAACGCCGCGGAGTCCGACACCGTGGAAGCTATCCGGGAACTCACCGGCGGCAACGGTGCCGACGTCGTCGTGGACGCGGTCGGCGTGCCGCAGACCTACACCCAGGCCTTCTACGCGCGCGACCTCGCGGGCACGGTCGTGCTGGTCGGCGTGCCCTCCCCCGAGATGCGGCTCGAACTCCCGCTGCTGGACGTGTTCGCCCGCGGCGGGGCGCTGAAGTCGAGCTGGTACGGGGACTGCCTGCCGGAACGGGACTTCCCGATGCTCGCGGAGTTGCACGAGCAGGGCAGGCTGCCGCTGGAGCGGTTCGTCACCGAGCGGATCGGGCTCGACGACGTGGAGTCGGCGTTCGAGAAGATGCACCGCGGCGAGGTGCTGCGTTCGGTGGTCACGTTCTGA
- a CDS encoding MFS transporter, with amino-acid sequence MPTTRFRWITIGLVVSLIVINYIDRSAVSFAVRPLQDEFGISTTQYGAISSAFAVGYMVFTFLSGFLVDRFGPRRVLLTAIVLFSLATALIPLAGGFAGLLLIRMVLGVGEAPALPGATRLVSSWLPPREQGLALSLIGGVAVSGSLLIGGPLLTQLIGLTGWRGMFWVMGCVGVVWALLAFWLLRNTPGQSPYAGDRERAHIAGGRGNTSDALPRVANQGGLLANWNLWLVAIGFFSWGFMFWGFMYWLPEYFQRTHGLSIESVGAFSIAPWAAGVLGALLGGVLVDRRYARTGNPRTRLTIIGCAMLAAGAALVPVLTTSSLTVALIFISIGVGCGFITAGIWFVAAIDAAPGRPASAAGFVDAAFALAGIIAPSIMGFVVDRTGTFTSGFVLMSCLAAASALLLLLTGTNPRQAAATAPAPSNAASGD; translated from the coding sequence ATGCCCACCACCCGTTTTCGCTGGATCACGATCGGACTGGTCGTCTCGCTGATCGTCATCAACTACATCGACCGCAGCGCGGTGTCGTTCGCGGTCCGCCCGCTGCAGGACGAATTCGGCATCAGCACCACCCAGTACGGCGCGATCTCCAGCGCGTTCGCGGTCGGGTACATGGTGTTCACGTTCCTGTCGGGGTTCCTGGTGGACCGGTTCGGCCCGCGCCGCGTGCTGCTGACGGCCATCGTGCTGTTCTCGCTGGCCACCGCGCTGATCCCGCTGGCGGGCGGGTTCGCCGGACTGCTGCTGATCCGCATGGTCCTCGGCGTCGGCGAGGCGCCCGCGCTGCCCGGCGCGACCAGGTTGGTCAGCAGCTGGCTCCCGCCGCGCGAGCAGGGCCTCGCCCTGTCCCTGATCGGCGGGGTCGCGGTGTCCGGCAGCCTGCTGATCGGCGGTCCGCTGCTGACGCAGCTGATCGGCCTGACCGGCTGGCGCGGCATGTTCTGGGTGATGGGCTGCGTCGGCGTGGTGTGGGCGTTGCTCGCCTTCTGGCTGCTGCGCAACACTCCCGGCCAGAGCCCGTACGCAGGTGACCGCGAACGCGCCCACATCGCCGGCGGGCGGGGCAACACCTCCGACGCACTCCCGCGCGTTGCGAACCAGGGCGGCCTGCTGGCGAACTGGAACCTCTGGCTCGTCGCGATCGGCTTCTTCTCCTGGGGCTTCATGTTCTGGGGATTCATGTACTGGCTACCCGAGTACTTCCAGCGCACGCACGGGCTGAGCATCGAAAGCGTCGGTGCCTTCTCCATCGCGCCGTGGGCGGCCGGTGTGCTCGGCGCGCTGCTGGGCGGCGTGCTGGTCGACCGCCGCTACGCGCGCACCGGCAACCCCCGCACCCGCTTGACGATCATCGGCTGCGCGATGCTGGCCGCGGGCGCCGCGCTGGTCCCCGTGCTGACCACCTCGAGCCTGACCGTCGCGCTGATCTTCATCTCGATCGGCGTCGGCTGCGGCTTCATCACCGCGGGCATCTGGTTCGTCGCCGCCATCGACGCCGCGCCCGGCCGACCGGCCAGCGCGGCCGGGTTCGTCGACGCGGCGTTCGCCCTCGCGGGCATCATCGCGCCGTCCATCATGGGCTTCGTCGTCGACCGCACCGGCACGTTCACCAGCGGATTCGTCCTGATGAGCTGCCTGGCTGCGGCAAGCGCGCTGTTGTTGCTGCTCACCGGCACGAACCCGCGCCAGGCGGCGGCCACCGCCCCGGCACCGTCCAACGCGGCATCCGGGGACTGA
- a CDS encoding sarcosine oxidase subunit gamma family protein, whose translation MAEPYGESPLSARAGTLARHSAPDAVRIAEIPFTAQVDLRVDPKGLAGGRIGTAIGAMLPNLPGSVVRTGDLLVLWLGPDEWLLLGREGTAESMQDTLSTALGDEHGAVVDVSANRTIIEVSGPSAREVLNKGCALDLHPRSFGPDRCAQTLLARAGVILMCRDVRPPSYWLIVRASFARYVTDWLIDAAAEYVG comes from the coding sequence ATGGCTGAGCCCTACGGCGAATCCCCGTTGTCCGCCCGTGCGGGTACGCTCGCCCGGCATTCCGCGCCGGACGCGGTCCGCATCGCCGAGATCCCGTTCACCGCGCAGGTCGATCTGCGCGTGGACCCGAAAGGCCTCGCGGGCGGGCGGATCGGCACCGCGATCGGTGCGATGCTGCCGAACTTGCCGGGCAGCGTGGTTCGGACCGGTGACCTGCTGGTGCTCTGGCTGGGACCGGACGAATGGTTGCTGCTGGGCCGCGAAGGCACCGCCGAGTCCATGCAGGACACCTTGAGCACGGCGCTGGGCGACGAGCACGGAGCGGTGGTCGACGTCTCGGCGAACCGGACGATCATCGAAGTGTCCGGGCCGAGCGCCCGCGAAGTGCTGAACAAGGGATGCGCGCTCGACCTGCATCCGCGCAGCTTCGGGCCGGACCGTTGCGCGCAGACGTTGCTGGCGCGGGCGGGAGTGATCCTGATGTGCCGGGACGTTCGGCCGCCGAGCTACTGGCTGATCGTGCGCGCCTCGTTCGCCCGGTACGTCACCGACTGGCTGATCGACGCGGCCGCCGAGTACGTCGGGTGA
- a CDS encoding MBL fold metallo-hydrolase translates to MGVRIDHTTTTGKFCLDGEIHEVSNNAWVVGDERECVVIDVPHDVDRIRELVAGRAVRAVLATHAHDDHVRCAPDLAEAVGAAVFLHPHDLPVWRLTHPYQVPDHRLADRQQIGVGRAALQVLHTPGHSPGSVCLYCPDLGVVFTGDTLFAGGPGATGRSFSDFGAITASIRDRLLPLPERTRVHPGHGASTTIGEVREHFDEWVARGY, encoded by the coding sequence ATGGGCGTGCGCATCGACCACACCACGACGACCGGGAAGTTCTGCCTGGACGGGGAGATCCACGAGGTCAGCAACAACGCGTGGGTCGTCGGCGACGAGCGCGAATGCGTCGTCATCGACGTCCCGCACGACGTCGACCGGATCCGTGAGCTGGTGGCGGGCCGCGCGGTGCGCGCGGTGCTGGCCACGCACGCGCACGATGATCACGTTCGCTGCGCACCGGACCTCGCCGAGGCCGTCGGAGCGGCGGTCTTCCTGCACCCGCACGATCTTCCGGTCTGGCGGCTGACCCACCCATACCAGGTCCCCGATCACCGGCTCGCCGACCGCCAGCAGATCGGCGTGGGGCGGGCGGCGTTGCAAGTCCTCCACACACCGGGACATTCGCCCGGTTCGGTCTGCCTGTACTGCCCGGACCTGGGTGTGGTGTTCACCGGCGACACGTTGTTCGCGGGCGGTCCGGGCGCCACCGGCCGGTCGTTCTCCGACTTCGGGGCGATCACCGCCTCGATCCGGGACCGGCTGCTGCCGCTGCCGGAACGGACCCGCGTGCACCCCGGGCACGGCGCGAGCACGACCATCGGCGAGGTCAGAGAGCACTTCGACGAGTGGGTCGCCCGCGGCTACTGA